The genomic stretch GCGCGGATCGCGGAGATCTTCCGGACCTGGAACACCGGGCGTCTCGACTCCTACCTGATCGAGATCACCGCCGAGGTGCTGGCGCATGTGGACGCGGCGACCGGGAAGCCGTTCGTGGACGTGGTGGTGGACCAGGCGGAGCAGAAGGGCACGGGGCGGTGGACCGTGCAGATCGCCCTGGACCTCGGGGTGCCGGTGTCCGGCATCGCGGAGGCGGTCTTCGCGCGGTCCCTTTCCGGACACGCGGACCTGCGCGCGGCCTCGCGGGGCCTGGCCGGCCCCAAGGCTTCCCCGCTGAGCGAGTCGGAGGCGGCCGCGTTCGCCGACCGGGTCGAGCAGGCGCTGTACGCCTCGAAGATCGTCTCCTACACGCAGGGCTTCCACGAGATCGACGCGGCGCGGGCCGAGTACGACTGGGACATCGACCTCGGCGCGGTCTCCGCGATCTGGCGGGGCGGGTGCATCATCCGGGCGGCGTTCCTGGACCGGATTCGCGCGGCGTACGACGCGCGGGCGGATCTGCCGAGCCTGCTCGCGGACGATGCCTTTGCCCGTGAGATCGCTTCCGCGCAGGACGACTGGCGTGAGGTTCTCGTGGCGGCGACGCGGCAGGGTGTGCCTACGCCCGGCTTCTCCGCGGCCCTCGCGTACTACGACGCGCTGCGTGCCGCGCGGTTGCCTGCGGCGCTTACGCAGGGGCAGCGGGACTTCTTTGGGGCGCACACGTATCGGAGGGTGGACCGGGAAGGGTCGTTCCACACGTTGTGGGGTGCAGACCGGTCCGAGGTGTCTGCGTAGTTGGGCTGGTGCGGGTGCGTGGGGGGCTGGTCGCGCAGTTCCCCGCGCCCCTAGGTGTGCTGTCCTTCTCCTCGCTTGAACGGAACCCTTCCTTCTTTTACGACAGCGGCGGGCCGGGTTCTGGGTTCGGTACCGGCTCCGGGCCCGGGGGGATCGGGGACGGGTTCGGGTCCGGGACCGGTTGGGGGCCCGGAGGTGGTGGCGGGGGTGTGGGCGCCGGGGGTGGTTCGGGGGTCGGGCCCGGGGTGGGGTCGGGGTGGACCGGGTCCGGGTACGGGTTGGTCATCTCGTCCTCCAGCCTGAAATGAACGGCTCTCTTTGGACTACTGCCCCGCGTACCCCGACTCGGCCGCTCCGTCACCCGCGTGGGCCCCGGCCGCGAGGCCGAGACGCGGGCTGGACAGAACCGGAACCGCCGTCGTCGCCAGGTGCTGGGCCGGGGCCATCGAGGCCTGGGCCAGGACGATCACGTCGGCATCGGTGACCTGGTCGACCGCGGTGGCGATCCGCCGTACGTACGCCTCCGTGTCGCCCGCCTCGAAGCTCGCCCAGGCGCCCTCGACGAGGCGGGTGCTCACGTCGGCCGGGCGTCCGGCGCGCTCGGCCTCCTGCTCGATCAGCTCCGCCGTGGGGCCGAGCGTGCTCTCCAGGGCGGCGAGGACGACGATCCGGGGGCCGGTGGCGACCGCGGCCGCCGCCATCGGGCGGTCGACGCGCAGCACCGGCACGCCGATGTCGGCCGCCTCGGCCACGGCGCCGATGGTGGAGCAGGTGCACAGCACGGCACGCGCTCCCTCGGCGACGGCGCGGTGCATGGCCGCCAACACCTCGCCCGCCACGGCGTCGGGGCCTGCCTCCCTCGCCCGCTTCAGAAGCCGCTCCTCGACGAGGTGCCGTAGCTCGAGGCCCGGGTGGTGCTCGTCGCGGAGGGCGTCGAAGACGGGGACGTGGACGGGTGAGGTGTGCAGGAGTGCGAGCGGCATCAGAAGCGGCCGGGGTGGGCCGCCAGCCACTCCTTGGCCGCGCGCAGCAGTGCAGGGTCGGCGGCGGGGGCCTCGTCGGGGTGTCGCTCGGCCCATTTGGTGACGTACGGGCACAGGGGGGCGACGACGGTCCCCTCGCGCTCGGCGATGGCGTAGAGCTCACGGGCGAGGGAGCCTGCAATGCCCTTTCCCTCGTGGGCGGGCTCGACGATGGTGTGGACGGGGACCAGGGCCTGCGCGGGGCTGTCGAGCACGAAGTACTCGATGTGACCGACGACTTCGTCGCCGCTGAACGCCTCCAGGCGGCCGGCCGCCCGGTCGTCGCGGATCTCGATCTCGCTCATGGGCACGCTCCTGGTCCTCGGTCCGTCAGGCGGATACGGCCTGCGGGCTGCGCTCCTGGTCCGAGCCCGGCACTGGCTCGGAGGGGTCGGCGCCGAGGGCGACGATGCGGTTGTCGCGGTCCACGTGCACGACCCGCGGCTTCAGCGCGCGTGCCTCGGCGTCGGTGACCTGAGCGTAACTGATGATGATCACCAGGTCTGCGGGGTGGACGAGATGGGCGGCGGCACCGTTGATCCCGATCACCCCCGAGCCGCGCTCGCCCTCGATGACGTACGTCTCCAGCCGGGCCCCGTTGGTGATGTCGACGATGTGCACCAGCTCGCCGGGCAGCAGATCGGCGGCGTCGAGCAGGTCCGCGTCGATGGTCACCGATCCCACGTAGTGCAGGTCGGCCTGGGTGACGGTGGCACGGTGGATCTTGGACTTGAACATGGTGCGAAGCATCGCGGTACTCCAGAATCTCGGCTCCCTGCCTGCGCGGTTGCAGGTCAAGGGCTGTTCTCAGACCTCGCGGCCGTAAGTGGCCGACGCCAGCCTACGCAACCGGCCTCGAAGAGGTTCGTGACCATCGCCACAACCTTGCCCAGGCTTCGCCACGGCCTTGCCATGCCTCGCAGTCTAGACGAGGACCTGCATTAAATAACAACTTTGGTTGGTACTACTCTTCCGGCAAGACGGGACGCCACTCCATTCGGCGTCCGTTGTTGAGGCGCCCTTCAGCTCTACAAGGTGGTCGAGAGCGGCTACGCCGACGCCCGCAGCCTCGGTTACCTCCAGGGCGACACGAATGTGTTCCTGGAGTGGCTGCGGCTGCCCGGAGACATGGTCTTCCTGGTCGGCGGTGTCCTGCCGCTGCTGTGGCAGTGCTGGCTGGGCGTACGCCACCGCCGCGGCCTGACCAGGCGGCCCGAGGACGCCGAACAGAACCTGCTGTTCACGGAGGTGGGACCCGACCCGGTCCCCGAGCCGCCGGCCGCCGAGGCGGTGGCCCCGTGAGCGGGGAGACACTGCTCTCCGCCGGGTATGTGACGGTGCTCCTGCTGGTCGTGATCGGTCTCGACATCTACGGCCGGCAGAGCACCGGCGCCTGGGAGTCCCGTATCTTCGCCGGATACCACCGGTCGGTCCAGGAGACCTCGGACGGAGGTGCACCAATTCCACCGGGCCGTCTCGCTGTTCGTCTCCGTGGTCGCGATCGTGCTGGCAACGGCGGAGGCGATACGCCACCACGCACCGGCAGAGGTCGCGCTCCTCGTGGCGGTGTCCGCGCCGCACGGCGTACTCATCGCCCTGCTGGGCCGTCGGCTGCGGCAGGCGAAGGTCACGCCGCCGGAGTGAGCACGCACGCACCGAGGGGTTAGAAACGAGCCCTCCTGTTTCTAACCCCTTCGCCTGTATCATCCCCGTATGACCCCACGACGACAGCTCACCGACCCCGGCACCGGTGCTCCGGCCCAGCGGGGACGGCGCGCCGCCATCCTTCAGGTGCTGCGCGACACGGACAGCCCGGTGAGCGTGGCCGACGTGGCCGAGCGCGTCGGCGTCCACCTCAACACGGCCCGCTTCCACCTGGACGCGCTGGTCGCCGACGGCACCGCGGCCCGGAGCACCGTGCCGCGGAGCGAGCCGGGGCGGCCGAAGGTGGTCTACTCGGCCGTCGCCGTCGACGGACCGGACGGCTCCCGCAGTTTCCGCCTGCTCTCCGACATCCTGCTCGGGGTCGTCGCCGACTCGGTTTCGGATCCGGTGGCCGCCGCCACCCGGGCCGGGCACTCCTGGGGCACCTACCTCGCCGACGCACCCGCCCCGACCGAGCGCATCAGCGCGGAGGAGGGGGAACGTCAACTGGTGGCGGTTCTGGAGGACATGGGCTTCGTCACGGAGGCGGAGGAGGGTGAAACCGGCACGACGACTGCGCAGGGCGAGCTCGCCGAGCGGCGGCTGAACCTGCACCACTGCCCGTTCCGCGAAGTCGCCGAGCGCCGTCCGGACATCGTCTGCGCGATCCACCTGGGCCTGATGCAGGGCACGGTCGAGACGCTGCGGGCCCCGCTCGCCGCGACGAGCCTCCAGCCCTTCGTCACCCCGCACCTGTGCGTGGCGACCCTGCGGCGCACCGGCGCGGCCTGAGCACCACCGCGCCCGCCATGCCCTGAGGCGACCGGGGTACCCCGCCCGCCAGTCTGTAGCGGGGATGCCGGGCGCCGGGACGTGGCGGACGGTGGCCATCCGGTATGACGGTGGGACGACCGGATGGTGACCGGGCCGGGGGCACGCCGCGCCCGCCGTGGTTCGTGAACGCACGAGGTCCAGGTGCTCGGCGGGTCGTGACTGTCCGTGTCGCTCCCGGCCGGTCGTAGATCATCATCGCCGTACCGCCGTACCCGCCACCTGGGCCGAACGGTCCCCCGGAAGCGGCCTCCCGGTCCTCACCCGGCCCGCCGAACAGGGCCCAACGGCCGTACGGGAAGGGGCAGGTCGGCCCACTCGGGGCGGCGGCGCACACGTCCAGTGCACGCCGCCGGCCTGATGGTTCAGAGTTGCTGGTCCGACACCCCCGCCGAGTCGAAGGTGGCCATGTCGCGCAGGGTGCGCGCCGCCGCCTGGACGAGCGGCAGCGCCAGCAGGGCGCCCGTGCCCTCGCCGAGCCGTAGCTCCAGGTCGACCAGGGGGCGTAGTCCGAGCTGCCGGAGGGCGACGGTGTGGCCGGGTTCGACCGAGCGGTGTCCGGCCACGCAGGCGGAGACGGCCTCGGGCGACAACGCGGCGGCGACCAGGGCCGCCGACGAGGCGATCACCCCGTCCAGGATCACCGGCACCCGGCGGGCCGCGGCGCCCAGCACGAACCCGGCGATCGCCGCGTGCTCCAGGCCGCCGATCGCCGCCACCACGCCGACCGGGTCCTGCGGGTCGGGCCGGTTGACGTCGAGTGCCGTGCGCACCACGTCCACCTTGTGCCGTCGCGTCGCGTCGTCGACTCCCGCTCCGTGCCCGGTGACCTCGTTCGGGTCAGTGCCGGTGAACACGGCGATCAGGGCCGCGGACGCGGTGGTGTTGGCGATGCCCATGTCGCCGGTGAGCAGACAGCGGCTGCCGTCGTCGACGAGTTCTCCGGCGACCCGGATCCCGGCCTCGACGGCGCGCAGAGCCTCCTCCCGGCTCATGGCCGGGCCGCGCGTCATGTCGGCAGTTCCGTTGCGGACCCGGTGGCGCTTCAACCGGCCCGGGGCGGCATCCGCGTCGGGCACCGGAGCCGCGACGCCCACGTCCACCACGACCACCCTGGCTCGGGCCTGGGCGGCCAGGGCGTTCACGGCGGCTCCGGAGGCGAGGAAGTTGGCGACCATCTGCGCCGTCACCTCCTGCGGCCAGGCGCTGACGCCTTGGGCGTGGACGCCGTGATCGGCGGCGAAGACGGCCACCGCGGCGGGTTCCGGCAGCGGCGGCGGGCAGGTTCCCGACAGGGCCGCGAGCCGGACCGAGATGTCTTCCAACAGGCCCAGCGAGCCGGGCGGCTTGGTCAGGTTGTTCTGGCGGTCACGGGCCGCCGCCGCGGCGCCGGAGTCGGCGGGCGCGATGGCTGCCAGGGTGCGTTCCAGCAGCGCGCCGACGGCGGGGTCGGCAGCAGGTCGAGAGGGGGAATCGGAGCCGTACGAGGGCACCACGAAGGGAGTCCTTCCGCTGTCGGCGGTTCTCCACGCCGCCGTGAACAGGCCGCGCCCGGGCGGGAAGTGCCTGGCTGCGGGACGGCCGGAATGTCCTGGCTCCCGGCTCTCGGCGCCCCGCTCGTACAGCACGGGCACCGGCGCCGTCTCCCGGCCTTCCCAGCGGCCGGCTCGCGCCGACTGCCAGTGGCCATCAGTGGGAGGCAGCTCCCCGGTCACAGTGGCGGGCCCGCCCCGGACTTGGGCCCATGGGCCCGCACCGGAGTTCCTCCGCACCGTCACGGGCATCCTGCCATGCCGGGTTCGGAAGCTCCCGGCCGCCTTCGCTCGCTCCCCACCGCTTTCAGGCGGTCGGCTGCGGCAGCGTGCTGTCGCTCGCGGTCTCCTCGCCGATCCGGGCGATCAGCCCGTCCAGCACCTCCTCCGCCTGCTCCGGATCGAAATCCTCCCCCAACCGCTTGCGCACGCCGTCGTCGCTGAGGAGGTGGTGCACGGCGGGCGTCACACCGTGCCGGGCAAGACAGTTGCGGGCACACTGGAGCACGCAGCCGTCGATGGCGATGACCGGCCGGTCGCGGGCCACAGCAGGGTGGCGACGACGCCGGTCGCGACCGCGCCGACGCTCGCGAGGAACGTGGGTTCCGCCGAGGGTGCCAGGACAGCCACGCGGGCGAGTTCCAGCCGCTCCCCCGCGATGGTCAGTACGAGGAACGCCACCAGCCAGGGCAGCATGCGCGGTACGTCGATGCCGCCCAGCCACAGCAGCGCAGCGCCCAGTGCCGACACGGCGCCCGCGGCCTGGGCGAGCAGCGCGGCGCTCGCCTGTCGGCGCCAGAACCGTACGTACAGCGCGACCAGGGCGGCGCATCCGGCGGCGAGCAGCAGCCGGGGCACGACCAGGTCGACCGGGCTGAGCAGCAGCAGGCCCCCGGCGCCGAGGCAGCCGGGGGCCGCATAACCCCAGGGACGCCCCAGGGCGACCGCACGCTCCAACGCGACCAGCGTGCCCGCGAACCCGAGCACCATCAGCACCCCGTGCACCCGCGGCAACCGGTCCGCGGTGACCGGCGCCGGCAGACCGAGCATGCCGAGGGCGGCATCGAGCCCGGCGAGGAGACACAGCCCGGCGGCCAGCAGCAAGGGGGCACGGCGGGCGCCTGCTCGTCGGACGGCGGGGTTGAGGGCTGCGGGGTTGAGGGCTGCGGGGTTGGGAGTCACGGGGCCGGGGGTGGCAGGACCGGGAGTGGCGGAGCGGGAGGCGGCGGGGCCAGGAGTCACCGGGCCTGGCGCCGGGGTCATCGGTGCGCCCCGCGAGTGCGCCCCGAGGCCGGAGCCTGCACGCCATCGGCGCGATCGGCACCGCCGCCACTGCCGCCGCCCTCGGCGCCGTCGCCCGGCCCGCCGAGCCCCAAGTGCAGCCTGCACGCGTCCGGTTCGACGAAGGGCAGCAGTTCGACGTCCTGCGGCGCGCCGCCCAGCGCGGCGAGCCCGGCCCGGGCCAGGCCCTCGTGAACTCCGCAGATGACGCCGGGGTGTTCACGGGCGGCCTCGACGAACGGGCAGCGCGGCAGGCGGACTTGGCGTGCTTCCGCGTCCGCCTCCGGGGCGAAGCCGATCTCCTCCAGGAGTTCCAGCAGCCGGGTCCGCGCCTCCCGGGGGTCGGCCGTGGGCGTGCGTCCGGCCGTGAGGACGCGCCCCCAGTGCTCGCCGGCGGCGAGGGCGTCCCGGCGCGGGTCGGCGCTGGAGCGGGCGATCTGCGCGGCGAGGACGGCGGCGAGTCCGGCGTACTCGCGTGCGGGGGATTCCTGCGGCGGGCGGGCCCGGTAGCGGAAGGCGGGGCGGCCGCGTCCGGACGGGTTGGACCGTTCACGGACGGCGAGGTCGTCGTCGACCAGGGCGTCCAGATGCTCGCGGACGGTGTTCACGTGCAGCGCGCACAGCTGGGCGAGCGCGCTCGCGGTGACGGGGGCGGACTGGCCGCGCAGGTACTGAAGGACGCCACGGCGCTGCCGGGACAGCGGTACGCGGTTCGTTCCGCTGCCGGGAAGCGGCCCGTTATTTTCCACGGTCATGTCCGTACTATATTGCAGTCAGCGGCTTGCACAGAACCGAGACGGGCCGTCGGCTGCTGGAAGGACACCCCCATGAGCACCCTGACCATCGCATCGGACCCCCAGGACGCGGCGGCTGCCGAAGCCGTGGAGGCGCATCACACGCAGCTGGCGGGCGAGCTGGCCGGACGGGTGGCGATGCTGATCGCCGCAGCGGAGCGCGACCCGGCGGCGGCCGACGCGGTGCGCGCGGGCCTCGTCGACTTCTGCGAGCAGGACCTGCTGCCGCACGCGGCCGCCGAGGAGGAGACCCTCTACCCCGTCGCCCACGACCTGCCCGCCGCCCGCCTCCTGATCGACGGCATGCTCGCCGAGCACCGCAGGCTGGCCGCGCTCGTCGAGGCGCTGCGCACCGCCGGTTCGGCCGTGCGGGCGGCGGCCGAGGGCCGGGCGCTCCAGGTGCTGTTCGTGGAGCACCTGGAGAAGGAGAACGCCCTGATCCTGCCGCTGCTGGCGGGTTCTCCGGAGATCTCCCTCGCCGGGCTCCTCTCCGGCATGCTCGACATCCTCGGCCACGGACACGAGGGCGAGGCGGCGGAGTCCGGCGGCGGCTGCGGCGGCACCTGCGGCTGCGGGGGTTCGGACGGGACGGACGTGCCCGAGCTGGACGTACGCACCGTCCCCCACTCGATCCGGCACGCCACGGTGTTCGGCGCGATCGCCGCGGTGCCCTCCGGCCGGGCGATGGTCCTGGTCGCGCCGCACGACCCGCTGCCCTTGCTGGGCCAGATCGAGGACCGCCACCCGGGCGCATTCGCGGTGGATTACCTCGAGCGCGGCCCGGAGGCATGGCGCCTGCTGCTCACCCACCGCTGAACCCGACCCACCGGCGGGCGGCGAGGGGAGCACCGACCGAGACCGGCCCCGCTCCGCGCGGCGCCGGTCAGGGCAGGTCGGCCGACCAGTCCAGCCGTCGCCCTTCCGCCGCCCGGAGTACGTAGAGCGCCCGGCCGCCGGGGCCGTGGGCGCCTATTTCCGTGGGCAGTTCCACCCCTGCCCGCAGTTCGCGCTCGGTGTGGCCGGTGATGTCCAGCAACAGTCCGTCGAGGGGGCCGCCCACCAGTTCGCCGTAGACCCGGCCGGGGCGGGGCCCGGCGTCGTCGTGATCGGCGCTGTAGACGCGCCCTCCCATGATCTCCACCCAATCCGCCCAACCCGGCGAGCCCATCGCGTCCATGCAGGCCAGCATCGCACCCACCACTGACAACACCCCTGTGCGCCGAGACCCCGGGCAACTCCTCCTTACTCGGGGGTAGGCACCCGGCCGACCCCTTGTTATACATTTCGTTAACAAGGCGACGGCGGCCTCGGGACGCCGCCCGTTCCGCCCTGCCCGCATGCACCGCACCGACGGAGCCGCTCCGTCACTCGACTGAGGAGTTGGGAGCATGGCAAGCAGCACGGTCCGGCCCGACACGGAGCACGGCACCGAGACCGGGACGGTCGCGGGCCGACTGCTCGACTCGGCCGCCACCCTCTCGTACGACCCGCTGGCGGAGGTGGACTGGGAGACGCCGCTGGACGAGGACTTCCACGGCGCCAGCCCGGAGTGGAGCACCCTGTACGGGACTTCGTACTGGAACGAGCTCACCGAGGCCCAGCGCAGGGAACTGACCCGGCAGGAGGCCGCCTCGGTCGCCAGCACCGGTATCTGGTTCGAGATGATCCTCCAGCAGCTGATCCTGCGGGACATCTACGCCAAGGACCCGACCGACGACACCTTCCAGTGGGCGCTCACCGAGATCGCCGACGAGTGCCGGCACTCGATCATGTTCGCCCGCGGCGCCAAGAAGCTCCGCGCGCCCGCCTACCGGCCGCGCCGGGCGGCCGTCGAACTGGGCAGGGCCTTCAAGACCTTGGCGTTCGGCGAGGCCGCCTACGCCGCGATCCTCGTCGCCGAGGAGGTCCTCGACGTCATGCAGCGCGACTGGATGCGGGACGAGCGGGTCGTGCCGTTCGTCAGGACCATCAACAACATCCATGTGGTCGAGGAGTCCCGCCACATGAAGTTCGCCCGCGAGGAGACCCGGCGCCACCTGGCGAAGGCGGGGCGGGTACGCCGCCACATCCACGCCTTCGTGATCGCCGTCGCGGCGTACGTCATCGTCTCGAGCATGGTGAACAAGGCGGTGTACGCCAACGCCGGGCTGGACTCCCGCCGGGCGCTCGCCGAGGCGGCCGGCAACGAGCACCACAAGGCGATGATGCGCTCCAGCTGCGCCGGCCTGATGGAGTTCCTGGACTCGGCCCGGCTGCTGACGAAGCCGGCGCTGGCGTTCTACAAGCGCGCCCACCTCATCTGACGCCCCACCGGCACGCCCACCTGATCCGACCGACCCACCGGCAGCGTTGCCGAGCAGAGCGGACACCATGACCTACGCGATCACCCAGACCTGCTGCGCCGACGCCACCTGTGTCGCCGTCTGCCCGGTCAACTGCATCCACCCCACGCCGCAGGAGCGGGATTTCGGGAGCACCGAGATGCTCCACGTCGACCCGCGGGCGTGCATCGACTGCGGCGCGTGCGCGGACGCCTGTCCGGTGGACGCGATCATCCCGGTGGACCGGCTCACCGGCCCGCAGCGGGCGTACGCGGAGATCAACGCCGCCTACTTCGCCGACACCCCGGCGCCCGAACCCGCCGACGGCAGCCCCAACTTCCACGCCTGGGACCGGCCCACGTTCGACCGCGCCCTGCCGCCCGACTTCCGCCCGCTGCGGGTCGCCGTCGTCGGCACCGGGCCGGCCGGGATGTACACGGCCCAGGATCTGCTGCTGCACACCAACGCCGAGGTCACCCTCATCGACCGGCTGCCGGTGGCCGGCGGCCTGGTCCGGTACGGCGTCGCTCCCGACCACCCCGCGACCAAGAAGGCGGGTGACACCTTCGCCCGCTTCCACTCCCACCCCCGGGTGCGGATGCTGCTGGGGCTTCGGGTCGGCGAGCACGTCATGGCGGAGGAACTCGCCGCCCACCACGACGCGGTGGTGTACGCCGTGGGCGCGTCCGGCGACCGACGGCTCGGCATCCCTGGCGAGGACCGCACAGGCAGTCTGTCCGCGTCGGAATTCGTCGGCTGGTACAACGCCCATCCCGACGTCGCGCCCGACGCGGTCGACCTGTCCGCCGAGCGCGTCGTCGTGGTCGGCAACGGCAATGTCGCCCTCGACGTGGCCCGCATCCTGGTCAGCGACCCGGAGGAGCTGGCCGGTACGGACATCGCCGAGCACGCGCTGCGCGCCCTGCGCGGCTCTGCCGTCCGCGAGGTCGTCCTGCTGGGCCGCCGGGGCCCGGAGCACGCGGCCTGCACCCGGCCGGAACTCCTCGCGCTGACCCAACTGCCCGGTGTGCGCCTGGTCGTCGACGACCACGACCCGCGCGTCGGCGACGCGATCGACGCCGCCGGACCGCGCGAACTCGCCGCCGTGCTACGGCACACGGCGCGCGAGAAGGTCGACTGGTCCCGCCCGCCGGGCGAGGGTCGGCGCATCGTGCTGCGCTTCCACTCCGCACCGGCGGAGATCGTCGGAGACGGCCAAGGCATGCAAGGCGTGCGCGTCACCTCGGCGGACGGTGAACTCCTCCTTCCCGCGACCACGGCGATACGGGCCATCGGCTACCGGGGGACGCCGGTGCCGGGGCTGCCCTTCGACGAGTCGGCCGGGACCGTCCCGCACGAACGGGGGCGGGTGACAGGGCTGCCCGGCACGTACGTCGTGGGGTGGATCAAGCGCGGTCCCTCCGGAGGCATCGGCGCCAACCGGACCTGCGCCGCCGAGACCGTCGGCACGCTGCTCGCCGACGCCGTCGAGGGTGCCCTGCCCCGGCCCACCCCGCCGGCGAAGGCGTTCGCCCGACTCGCTCGCCGCCGTGCGCCGCATGTCGTGGACGCCCGTGGCATGGCGGCCATCGACCGGGCCGAACGCGCACGCGGCGAGGACGCCGGCAGGCCGAGGACCAAGCTCGCCACGATGAGCGAGCTCGTCACGGCCTCCCGGCGCCGGTGGCGTTAGGACGCCTTCCCCTACTCCGTTCGAGTGGTGCCTTCCGGCCTGCGGCCGTAGCGTCGGGTGCGGGCATTGTTCGGCGAGCTGCACCGGGGAGCGGCCATGCACATACGCTCACGCGCACTCACGTCCGCGGCCGCGCTCTGCGCCGTCGCCGCCCTGGCCGCATCCGCGGGCGCACAGACCACGCAGGCCGTGCAGCGGACCGAAGACCCTCCGGTGCTCGTCGACTGCCTGTGGCACCCGGAAGTACGGCCCGCCGACTTCATGCTCGCCTGTGCTGACGGCAACAGTCGCCTGGCCTCGCTGCACTGGTCCCGGTGGGGCGAGCGGTCGGCCCGGGCCGAGGGCGTGAACTGGGTCAACGACTGCA from Streptomyces davaonensis JCM 4913 encodes the following:
- the gndA gene encoding NADP-dependent phosphogluconate dehydrogenase, with protein sequence MSTTAQIGVTGLAVMGRNLARNFARNGYTVAVHNRTSARTHALVAEFGDEGEFIAAETAKDFVAALERPRRLVVMVKAGEPTDAVIQEFAPLLEPGDMIIDGGNAHFADTRRRERELREQGIHFVGMGVSGGEEGALNGPSIMPGGPKESYDSLGPMLEKISAKAADGAPCVTHVGPDGAGHFVKMVHNGIEYADMQLIGEAYQLLREVAGYSPARIAEIFRTWNTGRLDSYLIEITAEVLAHVDAATGKPFVDVVVDQAEQKGTGRWTVQIALDLGVPVSGIAEAVFARSLSGHADLRAASRGLAGPKASPLSESEAAAFADRVEQALYASKIVSYTQGFHEIDAARAEYDWDIDLGAVSAIWRGGCIIRAAFLDRIRAAYDARADLPSLLADDAFAREIASAQDDWREVLVAATRQGVPTPGFSAALAYYDALRAARLPAALTQGQRDFFGAHTYRRVDREGSFHTLWGADRSEVSA
- a CDS encoding putative zinc-binding protein codes for the protein MARDRPVIAIDGCVLQCARNCLARHGVTPAVHHLLSDDGVRKRLGEDFDPEQAEEVLDGLIARIGEETASDSTLPQPTA
- a CDS encoding helix-turn-helix transcriptional regulator — translated: MTPRRQLTDPGTGAPAQRGRRAAILQVLRDTDSPVSVADVAERVGVHLNTARFHLDALVADGTAARSTVPRSEPGRPKVVYSAVAVDGPDGSRSFRLLSDILLGVVADSVSDPVAAATRAGHSWGTYLADAPAPTERISAEEGERQLVAVLEDMGFVTEAEEGETGTTTAQGELAERRLNLHHCPFREVAERRPDIVCAIHLGLMQGTVETLRAPLAATSLQPFVTPHLCVATLRRTGAA
- the cobT gene encoding nicotinate-nucleotide--dimethylbenzimidazole phosphoribosyltransferase, producing the protein MPVLYERGAESREPGHSGRPAARHFPPGRGLFTAAWRTADSGRTPFVVPSYGSDSPSRPAADPAVGALLERTLAAIAPADSGAAAAARDRQNNLTKPPGSLGLLEDISVRLAALSGTCPPPLPEPAAVAVFAADHGVHAQGVSAWPQEVTAQMVANFLASGAAVNALAAQARARVVVVDVGVAAPVPDADAAPGRLKRHRVRNGTADMTRGPAMSREEALRAVEAGIRVAGELVDDGSRCLLTGDMGIANTTASAALIAVFTGTDPNEVTGHGAGVDDATRRHKVDVVRTALDVNRPDPQDPVGVVAAIGGLEHAAIAGFVLGAAARRVPVILDGVIASSAALVAAALSPEAVSACVAGHRSVEPGHTVALRQLGLRPLVDLELRLGEGTGALLALPLVQAAARTLRDMATFDSAGVSDQQL
- the panD gene encoding aspartate 1-decarboxylase, with product MLRTMFKSKIHRATVTQADLHYVGSVTIDADLLDAADLLPGELVHIVDITNGARLETYVIEGERGSGVIGINGAAAHLVHPADLVIIISYAQVTDAEARALKPRVVHVDRDNRIVALGADPSEPVPGSDQERSPQAVSA
- a CDS encoding GNAT family N-acetyltransferase; translation: MSEIEIRDDRAAGRLEAFSGDEVVGHIEYFVLDSPAQALVPVHTIVEPAHEGKGIAGSLARELYAIAEREGTVVAPLCPYVTKWAERHPDEAPAADPALLRAAKEWLAAHPGRF
- a CDS encoding DUF2249 domain-containing protein — encoded protein: MSTLTIASDPQDAAAAEAVEAHHTQLAGELAGRVAMLIAAAERDPAAADAVRAGLVDFCEQDLLPHAAAEEETLYPVAHDLPAARLLIDGMLAEHRRLAALVEALRTAGSAVRAAAEGRALQVLFVEHLEKENALILPLLAGSPEISLAGLLSGMLDILGHGHEGEAAESGGGCGGTCGCGGSDGTDVPELDVRTVPHSIRHATVFGAIAAVPSGRAMVLVAPHDPLPLLGQIEDRHPGAFAVDYLERGPEAWRLLLTHR
- a CDS encoding helix-turn-helix transcriptional regulator, with translation MTVENNGPLPGSGTNRVPLSRQRRGVLQYLRGQSAPVTASALAQLCALHVNTVREHLDALVDDDLAVRERSNPSGRGRPAFRYRARPPQESPAREYAGLAAVLAAQIARSSADPRRDALAAGEHWGRVLTAGRTPTADPREARTRLLELLEEIGFAPEADAEARQVRLPRCPFVEAAREHPGVICGVHEGLARAGLAALGGAPQDVELLPFVEPDACRLHLGLGGPGDGAEGGGSGGGADRADGVQAPASGRTRGAHR
- a CDS encoding aspartate/glutamate racemase family protein, producing MPLALLHTSPVHVPVFDALRDEHHPGLELRHLVEERLLKRAREAGPDAVAGEVLAAMHRAVAEGARAVLCTCSTIGAVAEAADIGVPVLRVDRPMAAAAVATGPRIVVLAALESTLGPTAELIEQEAERAGRPADVSTRLVEGAWASFEAGDTEAYVRRIATAVDQVTDADVIVLAQASMAPAQHLATTAVPVLSSPRLGLAAGAHAGDGAAESGYAGQ
- a CDS encoding AurF N-oxygenase family protein — protein: MASSTVRPDTEHGTETGTVAGRLLDSAATLSYDPLAEVDWETPLDEDFHGASPEWSTLYGTSYWNELTEAQRRELTRQEAASVASTGIWFEMILQQLILRDIYAKDPTDDTFQWALTEIADECRHSIMFARGAKKLRAPAYRPRRAAVELGRAFKTLAFGEAAYAAILVAEEVLDVMQRDWMRDERVVPFVRTINNIHVVEESRHMKFAREETRRHLAKAGRVRRHIHAFVIAVAAYVIVSSMVNKAVYANAGLDSRRALAEAAGNEHHKAMMRSSCAGLMEFLDSARLLTKPALAFYKRAHLI